Proteins encoded together in one Gallus gallus isolate bGalGal1 chromosome 18, bGalGal1.mat.broiler.GRCg7b, whole genome shotgun sequence window:
- the NDUFAF8 gene encoding NADH dehydrogenase [ubiquinone] 1 alpha subcomplex assembly factor 8 precursor — translation MSGRGVWLRARARLRRFPALLAGCGEQASAYGRCVAAASAGSAELRRDVCLREFQALRECFARAAAATKC, via the exons ATGTCGGGTCGAGGCGTTTGGCTCCGGGCTCGAGCGCGGCTGCGGCGCTTCCCCGCACTGCTGGCGGGCTGCGGGGAGCAg GCCTCGGCTTACGGGCGCTGCGTGGCCGCGGCCTCCGCTGGGAGCGCGGAGCTACGGCGGGACGTCTGCCTGCGGGAGTTCCAGGCCTTGCGGGAATGCTTCGCCCGCGCG GCGGCGGCGACCAAGTGCTAG
- the TEPSIN gene encoding AP-4 complex accessory subunit tepsin isoform X2 produces the protein MAVPLRDRLCFLSRLPVLLRGTADEEGPCPGFVLEEISKISRESAGSSQCLLEFLLGRLRSGSCHVKLKVLKILQHTCAQGSPQFLLQLRRNAAFIREAAAFTGPPDPLHGNSLNQKVRAAAQDLASFLFSDAALPTVTTLPARPLPPAGMGSKSSPCSSMQGFGFSSERGGSGEALLSTIQRAAEAVASAVLPSPEGPPSHCGELHEDAYQPVTAPSPARSLASSTNPPAATTAHIARVSHQPGLAGGGWEEADSGHSSQNSSQENGDLSRTSDTYSKSGSDSHSGASRELVSGAERVDADSLGDCLREVSLVSALTQGARVFLTREEAQHFLKECGLLNCEVVLELLSRALEDPSDNVRMRSMSAISSLMCSDLLALDQIFAGTRQQLQQLSQGSPSPVANRATKILRQFEALCRGRPSPKPSRPRSAPSALAEGSAPCAGDLLTDIPPLPGESILQPLSAPTPPGSAPAVGTEPGLEAEPREQPGPTALPVPHGQEAARRSVGAVGTTAVPPHSPSLFAGMELMAPPGTALTPRTLPRPQDDTVPHPCNTEPSAFSFLNA, from the exons ATGGCGGTACCGTTGCGGGACCGGTTGTGCTTCCTGAGCCGG CTGCCGGTGCTGCTGCGTGGCACTGCGGACGAGGAGGGGCCGTGCCCCGGGTTTGTGCTGGAGGAGATCAGCA AGATCTCTCGTGAGTCGGCAGGCAGCAGCCAGTGCCTGCTGGAGTTCCTGCTGGGCCGGCTGCGCAGCGGCTCCTGCCACGTCAAGCTGAAG GTGCTGAAGATCCTGCAGCACACGTGTGCCCAGGGCTCACCCCagttcctcctgcagctgaggagGAACGCTGCCTTCATTCGGGAGGCTGCAG CATTCACTGGGCCCCCAGACCCCCTCCACGGCAACAGCTTGAACCAGAAGGTCCGGGCTGCTGCACAG GACTTGGCCAGCTTTCTCTTCTCGGATGCTGCGCTCCCAACAGTTACTACACTGCCTGCCCGTCCCCTGCCTCCTGCAG GCATGGGTTCCAAATCCAGTCCCTGCAGCTCCATGCAAGGATTTGGCTTCAGCAGCGAGAGAGGCGGCTCCG GTGAAGCCCTGCTCAGCACCATCCAGCGAGCAGCTGAAGCAGTGGCCAGTGCTGTGCTTCCCTCACCGGAGGGACCCCCATCTCACTGTGGGGAGCTCCATGAGGATGCCTACCAGCCTGTGACGGCTCCTTCTCCTGCCAGGAGCTTGGCCAGCTCAACCAATCCACCAGCAGCCACTACAGCTCACATTGCCCGAG TGAGCCACCAGCCGGGGCTGGCGGGGGGCGGCTGGGAGGAGGCGGACAGCGGGCACAGCTCCCAGAACTCCTCGCAGGAGAATGGTGACCTGAGCCGCACCTCAGACACCTACAGCAAATCAGGCAGCGACAGCCACTCTGGGGCCAGCCGGGAGCTGGTGAGTGGGGCTGAGAG GGTGGATGCTGACAGCCTGGGTGATTGCCTGAGGGAGGTGAGCCTGGTGTCGGCACTGACCCAGGGTGCCAGGGTCTTCCTGACCAGGGAGGAGGCACAGCACTTCCTCAAGGA GTGCGGGCTGCTGAACTGCGAggtggtgctggagctgctcagtCGGGCCCTGGAGGACCCCAGCGACAACGTCCGCATG CGGTCCATGAGTGCCATTTCGTCCCTCATGTGCTCCGACCTGCTGGCTCTGGACCAGATCTTTGCAGGGACACGACAGcaactgcagcagctcagccaaggcagccccagccctgtggCCAACCGAGCAACCAAG aTCCTGCGGCAGTTCGAGGCTCTGTGCAGAGGCCGCCCGTCCCCCAAACCCTCACGCCCGCGCTCAGCTCCATCTGCCCTCGCTGAGGGCTCAGCCCCCTGCGCTGGGGACCTGCTGACGGACATCCCCCCCCTGCCCGGTGAAAGCATCCTGCAGCCCCTGAGCGCGCCCACACCCCCCGGCAGTGCACCAGCCGTGGGGACGGAGCCAGGATTGGAAGCGGAGCCCCGGGAGCAGCCCGGCCCCACGGCACTGCCTGTCCCACACGGCCAGGAGGCGGCGAGGAGGTCGGTGGGGGCCGTGGGCACGACGGCGGTGCCGCCCCACAGCCCGTCCCTGTTTGCTGGCATGGAGCTGATGGCACCGCCGGGCACAGCGCTCACCCCGCGGACATTGCCACGGCCCCAGGATGACACTGTGCCTCATCCGTGCAACACAGAGCCCTCGGCCTTCTCCTTCCTCAATGCATAG
- the TEPSIN gene encoding AP-4 complex accessory subunit tepsin isoform X1 has protein sequence MAVPLRDRLCFLSRLPVLLRGTADEEGPCPGFVLEEISKISRESAGSSQCLLEFLLGRLRSGSCHVKLKVLKILQHTCAQGSPQFLLQLRRNAAFIREAAAFTGPPDPLHGNSLNQKVRAAAQDLASFLFSDAALPTVTTLPARPLPPAGMGSKSSPCSSMQGFGFSSERGGSAGEALLSTIQRAAEAVASAVLPSPEGPPSHCGELHEDAYQPVTAPSPARSLASSTNPPAATTAHIARVSHQPGLAGGGWEEADSGHSSQNSSQENGDLSRTSDTYSKSGSDSHSGASRELVSGAERVDADSLGDCLREVSLVSALTQGARVFLTREEAQHFLKECGLLNCEVVLELLSRALEDPSDNVRMRSMSAISSLMCSDLLALDQIFAGTRQQLQQLSQGSPSPVANRATKILRQFEALCRGRPSPKPSRPRSAPSALAEGSAPCAGDLLTDIPPLPGESILQPLSAPTPPGSAPAVGTEPGLEAEPREQPGPTALPVPHGQEAARRSVGAVGTTAVPPHSPSLFAGMELMAPPGTALTPRTLPRPQDDTVPHPCNTEPSAFSFLNA, from the exons ATGGCGGTACCGTTGCGGGACCGGTTGTGCTTCCTGAGCCGG CTGCCGGTGCTGCTGCGTGGCACTGCGGACGAGGAGGGGCCGTGCCCCGGGTTTGTGCTGGAGGAGATCAGCA AGATCTCTCGTGAGTCGGCAGGCAGCAGCCAGTGCCTGCTGGAGTTCCTGCTGGGCCGGCTGCGCAGCGGCTCCTGCCACGTCAAGCTGAAG GTGCTGAAGATCCTGCAGCACACGTGTGCCCAGGGCTCACCCCagttcctcctgcagctgaggagGAACGCTGCCTTCATTCGGGAGGCTGCAG CATTCACTGGGCCCCCAGACCCCCTCCACGGCAACAGCTTGAACCAGAAGGTCCGGGCTGCTGCACAG GACTTGGCCAGCTTTCTCTTCTCGGATGCTGCGCTCCCAACAGTTACTACACTGCCTGCCCGTCCCCTGCCTCCTGCAG GCATGGGTTCCAAATCCAGTCCCTGCAGCTCCATGCAAGGATTTGGCTTCAGCAGCGAGAGAGGCGGCTCCG CAGGTGAAGCCCTGCTCAGCACCATCCAGCGAGCAGCTGAAGCAGTGGCCAGTGCTGTGCTTCCCTCACCGGAGGGACCCCCATCTCACTGTGGGGAGCTCCATGAGGATGCCTACCAGCCTGTGACGGCTCCTTCTCCTGCCAGGAGCTTGGCCAGCTCAACCAATCCACCAGCAGCCACTACAGCTCACATTGCCCGAG TGAGCCACCAGCCGGGGCTGGCGGGGGGCGGCTGGGAGGAGGCGGACAGCGGGCACAGCTCCCAGAACTCCTCGCAGGAGAATGGTGACCTGAGCCGCACCTCAGACACCTACAGCAAATCAGGCAGCGACAGCCACTCTGGGGCCAGCCGGGAGCTGGTGAGTGGGGCTGAGAG GGTGGATGCTGACAGCCTGGGTGATTGCCTGAGGGAGGTGAGCCTGGTGTCGGCACTGACCCAGGGTGCCAGGGTCTTCCTGACCAGGGAGGAGGCACAGCACTTCCTCAAGGA GTGCGGGCTGCTGAACTGCGAggtggtgctggagctgctcagtCGGGCCCTGGAGGACCCCAGCGACAACGTCCGCATG CGGTCCATGAGTGCCATTTCGTCCCTCATGTGCTCCGACCTGCTGGCTCTGGACCAGATCTTTGCAGGGACACGACAGcaactgcagcagctcagccaaggcagccccagccctgtggCCAACCGAGCAACCAAG aTCCTGCGGCAGTTCGAGGCTCTGTGCAGAGGCCGCCCGTCCCCCAAACCCTCACGCCCGCGCTCAGCTCCATCTGCCCTCGCTGAGGGCTCAGCCCCCTGCGCTGGGGACCTGCTGACGGACATCCCCCCCCTGCCCGGTGAAAGCATCCTGCAGCCCCTGAGCGCGCCCACACCCCCCGGCAGTGCACCAGCCGTGGGGACGGAGCCAGGATTGGAAGCGGAGCCCCGGGAGCAGCCCGGCCCCACGGCACTGCCTGTCCCACACGGCCAGGAGGCGGCGAGGAGGTCGGTGGGGGCCGTGGGCACGACGGCGGTGCCGCCCCACAGCCCGTCCCTGTTTGCTGGCATGGAGCTGATGGCACCGCCGGGCACAGCGCTCACCCCGCGGACATTGCCACGGCCCCAGGATGACACTGTGCCTCATCCGTGCAACACAGAGCCCTCGGCCTTCTCCTTCCTCAATGCATAG
- the TEPSIN gene encoding AP-4 complex accessory subunit tepsin isoform X3, producing the protein MALLRAGGSGRAVEWTLHPNVGPPTPCQVLKILQHTCAQGSPQFLLQLRRNAAFIREAAAFTGPPDPLHGNSLNQKVRAAAQDLASFLFSDAALPTVTTLPARPLPPAGMGSKSSPCSSMQGFGFSSERGGSAGEALLSTIQRAAEAVASAVLPSPEGPPSHCGELHEDAYQPVTAPSPARSLASSTNPPAATTAHIARVSHQPGLAGGGWEEADSGHSSQNSSQENGDLSRTSDTYSKSGSDSHSGASRELVSGAERVDADSLGDCLREVSLVSALTQGARVFLTREEAQHFLKECGLLNCEVVLELLSRALEDPSDNVRMRSMSAISSLMCSDLLALDQIFAGTRQQLQQLSQGSPSPVANRATKILRQFEALCRGRPSPKPSRPRSAPSALAEGSAPCAGDLLTDIPPLPGESILQPLSAPTPPGSAPAVGTEPGLEAEPREQPGPTALPVPHGQEAARRSVGAVGTTAVPPHSPSLFAGMELMAPPGTALTPRTLPRPQDDTVPHPCNTEPSAFSFLNA; encoded by the exons ATGGCATTGCTGCGGGCTGGgggcagtggcagagctgtggaGTGGACACTTCACCCCAATGTTGGACCCCCAACACCCTGTCAGGTGCTGAAGATCCTGCAGCACACGTGTGCCCAGGGCTCACCCCagttcctcctgcagctgaggagGAACGCTGCCTTCATTCGGGAGGCTGCAG CATTCACTGGGCCCCCAGACCCCCTCCACGGCAACAGCTTGAACCAGAAGGTCCGGGCTGCTGCACAG GACTTGGCCAGCTTTCTCTTCTCGGATGCTGCGCTCCCAACAGTTACTACACTGCCTGCCCGTCCCCTGCCTCCTGCAG GCATGGGTTCCAAATCCAGTCCCTGCAGCTCCATGCAAGGATTTGGCTTCAGCAGCGAGAGAGGCGGCTCCG CAGGTGAAGCCCTGCTCAGCACCATCCAGCGAGCAGCTGAAGCAGTGGCCAGTGCTGTGCTTCCCTCACCGGAGGGACCCCCATCTCACTGTGGGGAGCTCCATGAGGATGCCTACCAGCCTGTGACGGCTCCTTCTCCTGCCAGGAGCTTGGCCAGCTCAACCAATCCACCAGCAGCCACTACAGCTCACATTGCCCGAG TGAGCCACCAGCCGGGGCTGGCGGGGGGCGGCTGGGAGGAGGCGGACAGCGGGCACAGCTCCCAGAACTCCTCGCAGGAGAATGGTGACCTGAGCCGCACCTCAGACACCTACAGCAAATCAGGCAGCGACAGCCACTCTGGGGCCAGCCGGGAGCTGGTGAGTGGGGCTGAGAG GGTGGATGCTGACAGCCTGGGTGATTGCCTGAGGGAGGTGAGCCTGGTGTCGGCACTGACCCAGGGTGCCAGGGTCTTCCTGACCAGGGAGGAGGCACAGCACTTCCTCAAGGA GTGCGGGCTGCTGAACTGCGAggtggtgctggagctgctcagtCGGGCCCTGGAGGACCCCAGCGACAACGTCCGCATG CGGTCCATGAGTGCCATTTCGTCCCTCATGTGCTCCGACCTGCTGGCTCTGGACCAGATCTTTGCAGGGACACGACAGcaactgcagcagctcagccaaggcagccccagccctgtggCCAACCGAGCAACCAAG aTCCTGCGGCAGTTCGAGGCTCTGTGCAGAGGCCGCCCGTCCCCCAAACCCTCACGCCCGCGCTCAGCTCCATCTGCCCTCGCTGAGGGCTCAGCCCCCTGCGCTGGGGACCTGCTGACGGACATCCCCCCCCTGCCCGGTGAAAGCATCCTGCAGCCCCTGAGCGCGCCCACACCCCCCGGCAGTGCACCAGCCGTGGGGACGGAGCCAGGATTGGAAGCGGAGCCCCGGGAGCAGCCCGGCCCCACGGCACTGCCTGTCCCACACGGCCAGGAGGCGGCGAGGAGGTCGGTGGGGGCCGTGGGCACGACGGCGGTGCCGCCCCACAGCCCGTCCCTGTTTGCTGGCATGGAGCTGATGGCACCGCCGGGCACAGCGCTCACCCCGCGGACATTGCCACGGCCCCAGGATGACACTGTGCCTCATCCGTGCAACACAGAGCCCTCGGCCTTCTCCTTCCTCAATGCATAG